A region from the Verrucomicrobiota bacterium genome encodes:
- a CDS encoding pectate lyase, with protein MQKLTPLLAEIGYERRNGYAWYGNWPAALLDKEYPAWKRTKSK; from the coding sequence TTGCAAAAATTAACACCGTTGCTGGCGGAAATCGGTTATGAGCGACGCAACGGTTACGCCTGGTACGGTAATTGGCCCGCCGCGCTGCTGGATAAAGAGTATCCCGCGTGGAAGCGAACCAAAAGCAAGTGA
- a CDS encoding polysaccharide deacetylase family protein, with the protein MAEPEPLGSTRVARWKDDRKAAFLLMFDDSWPSHWQVAVPELLKRGMTATFYINPGKGEYKKFSGEWETNLWRQGMVYGNHTMTHQGATNVADADREITECNRAILRMVPGNEPRLISWGMPGVKTWNLTPVETQQLLEKNHLISRPDFKNHGAVYHLKTTAEMLALADRAIATNGMEYLVIHGVERIKPNWSYQDFWALKQDVFLPLLDALKERRDAGQLWITDHISMHKYATEQATAKVRVLDASERSLRLELTSAAAAQLYDAPLTLITAVPAAWQQCGIVQGTNRTVRLAAKGQLLFDAVPNGGTITLQPAVSR; encoded by the coding sequence TTGGCTGAGCCTGAGCCACTGGGAAGCACCCGGGTCGCCCGGTGGAAAGATGATCGGAAAGCCGCGTTTCTGCTGATGTTCGACGATAGCTGGCCCAGCCATTGGCAGGTCGCCGTGCCGGAATTGCTCAAACGCGGGATGACCGCCACTTTTTACATCAATCCCGGCAAAGGCGAATACAAGAAATTCAGCGGGGAATGGGAAACCAACTTATGGCGGCAGGGTATGGTCTATGGCAATCATACCATGACGCATCAAGGCGCGACCAACGTGGCGGATGCTGACCGTGAAATCACCGAGTGCAATCGCGCGATCTTGCGCATGGTGCCGGGGAACGAACCACGCCTGATCTCCTGGGGCATGCCTGGCGTCAAGACCTGGAACCTGACACCGGTCGAGACGCAGCAACTGTTGGAAAAGAATCATTTGATCAGCCGACCGGACTTCAAAAACCATGGTGCTGTCTATCACCTCAAGACTACTGCTGAAATGCTGGCGTTGGCGGATCGCGCCATCGCTACCAACGGCATGGAATACCTGGTCATTCACGGCGTCGAACGCATCAAACCGAATTGGAGTTACCAGGATTTCTGGGCGCTAAAGCAAGATGTCTTCCTGCCGCTGCTCGACGCCTTGAAGGAGCGGCGTGATGCGGGTCAGTTGTGGATCACCGATCACATCTCCATGCATAAATACGCCACGGAGCAGGCTACCGCCAAAGTGCGCGTGTTGGACGCCAGTGAACGGAGCCTCCGATTGGAACTCACAAGCGCCGCCGCCGCACAACTCTACGATGCTCCCTTGACCCTCATTACGGCGGTGCCAGCCGCCTGGCAACAATGCGGTATCGTTCAGGGCACCAATCGCACCGTCCGCCTGGCGGCAAAAGGGCAGTTGCTATTCGATGCTGTGCCCAACGGCGGTACCATTACCCTGCAACCTGCCGTCAGCCGTTGA
- a CDS encoding metalloregulator ArsR/SmtB family transcription factor — protein MFSTLKSLRALSDPTRLRILALLEGEELSVQELQAITHLGQSRISTHLGQLQETGFLESRRDGKRTFYRANASADVATQEFFRIAVQGATETPEHAADQLNRKRILGLRQQQDKLYFNQVAGRFDRSYGPGRSWQAFGQLLLRIMPPLEVADLGSGEGLLSELLARRCKRIIAVDNSEKMVAFGARKAKKNGLKNLEFRLGDLENPPIVPASVDLVILSQALHHAVTPANAIASAFRILRSGGQVFILDLLAHKFEQARELYGDRWLGFTEAELHQWMELAGFKHIEVQRVAVEEQPPHFETLLVSGEKA, from the coding sequence GAGGAACTCTCTGTGCAGGAACTTCAGGCAATCACTCACCTGGGGCAGTCGCGTATCTCCACGCATCTGGGGCAGTTACAGGAAACCGGCTTCCTGGAATCCCGGCGCGATGGAAAACGAACGTTCTACCGCGCCAATGCCAGCGCGGACGTTGCGACGCAGGAGTTCTTCCGCATCGCGGTGCAAGGCGCCACGGAGACGCCGGAACATGCCGCCGATCAATTAAACCGCAAACGCATCCTGGGGTTGCGGCAGCAACAGGATAAGCTGTATTTCAACCAGGTGGCGGGGCGTTTTGATCGCAGCTACGGTCCAGGACGCTCGTGGCAGGCGTTCGGCCAACTGCTGCTCCGCATCATGCCGCCCTTGGAAGTGGCGGATCTGGGGTCGGGCGAAGGGTTGTTGAGCGAATTGCTGGCCCGCCGTTGCAAGCGCATTATTGCCGTGGATAACTCGGAGAAAATGGTGGCGTTCGGGGCGCGCAAAGCCAAAAAGAACGGGTTGAAGAATTTGGAATTCCGTTTGGGCGATCTGGAAAATCCGCCCATTGTGCCAGCCAGCGTGGATTTGGTCATCCTGAGCCAGGCACTGCATCACGCGGTTACTCCCGCCAACGCCATCGCCAGCGCGTTCCGCATCCTTCGTTCGGGCGGGCAGGTGTTCATTCTGGATTTGCTCGCGCATAAATTTGAACAGGCCCGGGAATTGTACGGGGATCGCTGGCTGGGTTTTACCGAGGCGGAATTGCATCAATGGATGGAGTTGGCTGGCTTCAAACACATCGAAGTGCAGCGGGTGGCCGTGGAAGAACAGCCGCCGCATTTTGAAACGCTGTTGGTCAGCGGCGAAAAGGCATAA